The following proteins come from a genomic window of Gallus gallus isolate bGalGal1 chromosome 22, bGalGal1.mat.broiler.GRCg7b, whole genome shotgun sequence:
- the ADAM32L1 gene encoding disintegrin and metalloproteinase domain-containing protein 18 isoform X1, whose product MGLLLALLLAMLAALHSQVPLHITVPQRVISNTTGETDTLSYVLAVEGRLYTIHLKQQFFLPADFSIYTYNETGSLRSDSPYIKGNCYYRGYIEGVPGSAVTLSTCMGLRGLLQFHNASYGIEPLGSSPSFQHVVYPVGSGAADGALLPHGHPRGRTDALAADSSSDTAQPALKLLSKHRRQVLLHVILERSLYRHLGDDQHIVSRRVVQLISFLDSIFSPLNVTVTLSSMEVWRSRNKFQTAGIGEVVLLRLLDWKRRSTVLQPYEVPYLLMYRDQADFVGATSPGTLCRSDATGAVAVLQRAVTLESFSVLLAQLLGRSLGMGFDDGRGCRCPTHTCVMESAALHIGGAKTFSSCSAADLEQFLWQNPGCPFLRALRVYPDPRAAICGNGVVEHAEQCDCGSDVFVVCLQMCAKDACCTTQCKLKPGSKCSLGLCCERCQFKAPNTPCRPPTDAQCDLPEFCNGSSASCPPDVYVQDGHSCEHGTGYCYQGHCRSAELQCQQLYGKGAKNAPLACYEEINSHQDRFGNCGNQLLDGYQPCSWLNLGCGKLICTYPKRVPFTKLKGTIIYAQVQEHLCVSFDVMHAPSGTDPLLVKDGTKCGPGKVCMNGTCHPHSILNYDCDVQKKCHGHGVCNNKKNCHCHPGWNPPHCRMQGSAVGGSTDSGQWLRDMDSHAPKGSMKGSVKNVLLLSFCLLIPILICIIILIMKWNRLVRRCVAREMEAADSTDEETSSIGSHESSGSSQSSRAGTGMEPEPKPEPERGSGPSREQ is encoded by the exons ATGGGGCTGCTCCTGGCGCTGCTCCTGGCGATGCTGGCCGCGCTGC ATTCACAAGTGCCTCTGCACATCACAGTTCCCCAGAGGGTGATCTCAAACACAACTGGAGAGACG GACACGCTGTCCTACGTCCTCGCAGTGGAAGGGCGGCTGTACACCATTCACCTCAAGCAGCA ATTCTTCTTACCTGCCGATTTCAGCATTTACACATACAATGAGACGGGATCATTGCGCTCTGATTCACCATATATCAAG GGCAACTGCTACTACCGTGGCTACATCGAGGGCGTTCCTGGCTCAGCAGTGACCCTCAGCACCTGCATGGGGCTCAG GGGCCTTCTGCAGTTCCACAATGCCAGCTATGGGATTGAGCCGCTGGGCTCCTCGCCCTCCTTCCAGCACGTGGTTTATCCtgtgggcagtggggctgcagatGGGGCTCTGCTCCCACACGGCCACCCCAGGGGCAGGACGGATGCGCTGGCGGCTGACAGCAGCTcggacacagcacagccagctctgaAA ctaCTGTCAAAGCACCGCAGGCAGGTGTTGCTCCACGTCATTCTGGAAAGGAGTTTG TACAGGCACCTGGGGGATGACCAACACATCGTGTCACGGAGGGTGGTTCAGCTCATCAGCTTCCTCGACAGC ATATTCAGCCCCCTGAACGTGACCGTGACGCTGTCCTCCATGGAGGTCTGGAGGTCCAGGAACAAATTTCAGACCGCGGGCATTGGAGAAGTGGTGCTGCTGCGCTTGTTGGATTGGAAGAGGAGAAGCACTGTCCTGCAGCCCTACGAAGTGCCCTACCTGCTGAT GTATCGGGACCAGGCTGACTTCGTGGGCGCGACCTCTCCGGGCACGCTGTGCCGCAGTGATGCAACCGGCGCTGTGGCTGTG ctgcagcgCGCCGTGACGCTGGAGTCGTTCTCCGTCCTCCTGGCGCAGCTGCTGGGGCGCAGTCTGGGCATGGGATTCGATGACGGCCGGGGCTGCCGCTGCCCCACACACACCTGTGTCATGGAGTCGGCAGCGCT GCACATCGGTGGGGCGAAgaccttcagcagctgcagtgctgcagaccTGGAGCAGTTCCTATGGCAAAACCCAGGGTGTCCCTTCCTCAGAGCCCTGCGGGTGTACCCCGACCCCAGGGCCGCCATCTGCGGTAACGGTGTGGTGGAGCACGCCGAGCAGTGCGACTGCGGCAGTGATGTG TTTGTAGTGTGCTTGCAGATGTGTGCCAAGGATGCGTGCTGCACTACGCAGTGCAAGCTGAAGCCCGGCTCGAAGTGTTCCTTGGGACTGTGCTGTGAAAGATGTCAG TTCAAAGCTCCCAACACTCCGTGCCGTCCCCCCACCGACGCGCAGTGCGATCTGCCCGAGTTCTGCAACGGCTCCTCGGCCTCCTGCCCCCCCGACGTCTACGTGCAGGAtgggcacagctgtgagcaCGGCACCGGCTACTGCTACCAGGGGCACTGCCGgtctgctgagctgcagtgccagcagctctACGGGAAAG GTGCAAAAAATGCCCCTTTGGCATGTTATGAAGAGATCAACAGTCATCAGGACAGGTTTGGGAACTGCGGTAATCAGCTGCTGGATGGGtaccagccctgctcctggct GAATCTGGGCTGTGGAAAACTCATCTGCACATACCCAAAACGAGTTCCCTTCACCAAATTAAAGGGTACCATCATCTATGCTCAAGTGCAAGAACATCTGTGCGTGTCTTTTGATGTAATGCATGCACCCTCCGGGACAGATCCTCTCCTGGTTAAGGATGGCACGAAATGCGGTCCCGGAAAG GTTTGTATGAATGGCACGTGCCACCCACACTCCATTCTGAACTATGACTGCgatgtgcagaaaaaatgcCACGGCCATGGG GTGTGCAATAACAAGAAGAACTGCCACTGCCACCCAGGCTGGAACCCACCCCACTGCAGGATGCAGGGATCTGCGGTGGGCGGCAGCACTGACAGCGGGCAGTGGCTGCGGGACATGGACA GCCATGCCCCAAAGGGCTCTATGAAGGGTTCAGTGAAAaacgtgctgctgctgagcttctgcctcctcatccccatcctcatctgCATCATCATCCTGATCATGAAGTGGAACCGGCTGGTGCGGCGCTGTGTTGCAAGGGAGATGGAAGCTGCTGA CTCCACCGACGAGGAGACCAGCAGCATCGGGAGCCACGAGAGCAGCgggagcagccagagcagccGTGCGGGGACGGGGATGGAGCCGGAACCGAAGCCGGAGCCGGAGCGGGGCTCGGGGCCGTCACGCGAGCAATAA
- the ADAM32L1 gene encoding disintegrin and metalloproteinase domain-containing protein 18 isoform X2: MGLLLALLLAMLAALHSQVPLHITVPQRVISNTTGETDTLSYVLAVEGRLYTIHLKQQFFLPADFSIYTYNETGSLRSDSPYIKGNCYYRGYIEGVPGSAVTLSTCMGLRGLLQFHNASYGIEPLGSSPSFQHVVYPVGSGAADGALLPHGHPRGRTDALAADSSSDTAQPALKLLSKHRRQVLLHVILERSLYRHLGDDQHIVSRRVVQLISFLDSIFSPLNVTVTLSSMEVWRSRNKFQTAGIGEVVLLRLLDWKRRSTVLQPYEVPYLLMYRDQADFVGATSPGTLCRSDATGAVAVLQRAVTLESFSVLLAQLLGRSLGMGFDDGRGCRCPTHTCVMESAALHIGGAKTFSSCSAADLEQFLWQNPGCPFLRALRVYPDPRAAICGNGVVEHAEQCDCGSDVMCAKDACCTTQCKLKPGSKCSLGLCCERCQFKAPNTPCRPPTDAQCDLPEFCNGSSASCPPDVYVQDGHSCEHGTGYCYQGHCRSAELQCQQLYGKGAKNAPLACYEEINSHQDRFGNCGNQLLDGYQPCSWLNLGCGKLICTYPKRVPFTKLKGTIIYAQVQEHLCVSFDVMHAPSGTDPLLVKDGTKCGPGKVCMNGTCHPHSILNYDCDVQKKCHGHGVCNNKKNCHCHPGWNPPHCRMQGSAVGGSTDSGQWLRDMDSHAPKGSMKGSVKNVLLLSFCLLIPILICIIILIMKWNRLVRRCVAREMEAADSTDEETSSIGSHESSGSSQSSRAGTGMEPEPKPEPERGSGPSREQ, encoded by the exons ATGGGGCTGCTCCTGGCGCTGCTCCTGGCGATGCTGGCCGCGCTGC ATTCACAAGTGCCTCTGCACATCACAGTTCCCCAGAGGGTGATCTCAAACACAACTGGAGAGACG GACACGCTGTCCTACGTCCTCGCAGTGGAAGGGCGGCTGTACACCATTCACCTCAAGCAGCA ATTCTTCTTACCTGCCGATTTCAGCATTTACACATACAATGAGACGGGATCATTGCGCTCTGATTCACCATATATCAAG GGCAACTGCTACTACCGTGGCTACATCGAGGGCGTTCCTGGCTCAGCAGTGACCCTCAGCACCTGCATGGGGCTCAG GGGCCTTCTGCAGTTCCACAATGCCAGCTATGGGATTGAGCCGCTGGGCTCCTCGCCCTCCTTCCAGCACGTGGTTTATCCtgtgggcagtggggctgcagatGGGGCTCTGCTCCCACACGGCCACCCCAGGGGCAGGACGGATGCGCTGGCGGCTGACAGCAGCTcggacacagcacagccagctctgaAA ctaCTGTCAAAGCACCGCAGGCAGGTGTTGCTCCACGTCATTCTGGAAAGGAGTTTG TACAGGCACCTGGGGGATGACCAACACATCGTGTCACGGAGGGTGGTTCAGCTCATCAGCTTCCTCGACAGC ATATTCAGCCCCCTGAACGTGACCGTGACGCTGTCCTCCATGGAGGTCTGGAGGTCCAGGAACAAATTTCAGACCGCGGGCATTGGAGAAGTGGTGCTGCTGCGCTTGTTGGATTGGAAGAGGAGAAGCACTGTCCTGCAGCCCTACGAAGTGCCCTACCTGCTGAT GTATCGGGACCAGGCTGACTTCGTGGGCGCGACCTCTCCGGGCACGCTGTGCCGCAGTGATGCAACCGGCGCTGTGGCTGTG ctgcagcgCGCCGTGACGCTGGAGTCGTTCTCCGTCCTCCTGGCGCAGCTGCTGGGGCGCAGTCTGGGCATGGGATTCGATGACGGCCGGGGCTGCCGCTGCCCCACACACACCTGTGTCATGGAGTCGGCAGCGCT GCACATCGGTGGGGCGAAgaccttcagcagctgcagtgctgcagaccTGGAGCAGTTCCTATGGCAAAACCCAGGGTGTCCCTTCCTCAGAGCCCTGCGGGTGTACCCCGACCCCAGGGCCGCCATCTGCGGTAACGGTGTGGTGGAGCACGCCGAGCAGTGCGACTGCGGCAGTGATGTG ATGTGTGCCAAGGATGCGTGCTGCACTACGCAGTGCAAGCTGAAGCCCGGCTCGAAGTGTTCCTTGGGACTGTGCTGTGAAAGATGTCAG TTCAAAGCTCCCAACACTCCGTGCCGTCCCCCCACCGACGCGCAGTGCGATCTGCCCGAGTTCTGCAACGGCTCCTCGGCCTCCTGCCCCCCCGACGTCTACGTGCAGGAtgggcacagctgtgagcaCGGCACCGGCTACTGCTACCAGGGGCACTGCCGgtctgctgagctgcagtgccagcagctctACGGGAAAG GTGCAAAAAATGCCCCTTTGGCATGTTATGAAGAGATCAACAGTCATCAGGACAGGTTTGGGAACTGCGGTAATCAGCTGCTGGATGGGtaccagccctgctcctggct GAATCTGGGCTGTGGAAAACTCATCTGCACATACCCAAAACGAGTTCCCTTCACCAAATTAAAGGGTACCATCATCTATGCTCAAGTGCAAGAACATCTGTGCGTGTCTTTTGATGTAATGCATGCACCCTCCGGGACAGATCCTCTCCTGGTTAAGGATGGCACGAAATGCGGTCCCGGAAAG GTTTGTATGAATGGCACGTGCCACCCACACTCCATTCTGAACTATGACTGCgatgtgcagaaaaaatgcCACGGCCATGGG GTGTGCAATAACAAGAAGAACTGCCACTGCCACCCAGGCTGGAACCCACCCCACTGCAGGATGCAGGGATCTGCGGTGGGCGGCAGCACTGACAGCGGGCAGTGGCTGCGGGACATGGACA GCCATGCCCCAAAGGGCTCTATGAAGGGTTCAGTGAAAaacgtgctgctgctgagcttctgcctcctcatccccatcctcatctgCATCATCATCCTGATCATGAAGTGGAACCGGCTGGTGCGGCGCTGTGTTGCAAGGGAGATGGAAGCTGCTGA CTCCACCGACGAGGAGACCAGCAGCATCGGGAGCCACGAGAGCAGCgggagcagccagagcagccGTGCGGGGACGGGGATGGAGCCGGAACCGAAGCCGGAGCCGGAGCGGGGCTCGGGGCCGTCACGCGAGCAATAA